GTTATTAGTCAGTTTTGTTTTATTAAATTAAAAAAATGTGATATAATATTTGACGAGACTAAAGTGTTTTTAGTTTTTAAAAGATAAAAAGTATTTAGGAGGGATTTATAATGAGAATGTTTCGGCAGCGTAATGAGAAGTTTTTGAGAGGAGGAAATAAATTAAAAAAAGAGAAATGAAGTAAAAAGGATGGTAGAAAATATGAATAAAAAAACATTATCTATAACAATATCAGCAATGGGAATAGGATTAAATATAGTATTAGCAGTTTTAGCTAAAACTTTTGCAATTCCATTTTTATTTTTTGATACTATTGGAACAATTTTAGCTGGAGTACTTTTAGGACCATTTTTTGGTGGGATTACAGGGCTTATAACAAATGTATTAACATCTATTGTGAATAATCCTGTTGAATTACCTTATGCTATAGTGAATATGGTAATAGGAATATTTGTAGGTTGTATAGCTAGAAAATATGTTTTTAATGTAAAAACTGCGATCATAACAGGACTTATTTTATCAGTATTAGCTCCACTTATAGGAACTCCTATTACTGTATATTTATTTGGTGGATTAGCAGGTGGAACTTTAGATATATTTGTAGGTTGGTTAGCTAAAAGTGGGCAAAAAATATTTACAGCAGCTTTTATTCCAAGGGTATTGTCAAATGTTATAGATAAAAGTGTTTCGTGTGTTATAGTTGCCTTAATAATTCAAAAATTGCCTCAAAATATAAAAAGAGAGTTGAATATAAATGAATAGAGGAAGAAAAATTTTAGTTCTTTCTCATTGTATCTTGAATCAAAACTCTGTTGTTTTACCTTATGGAAGAAAAATGTTGGATTTTCAAAAATTAATAAATTATTGTTTGGAAAATAATATAGGTTTAATTCAACTTCCATGTCCAGAGTTTAAACAGTTAGGTTTAAAAAGATGGGGACATTTAAAAACACAATTAGATTACACTGGTTATAGAAATTTATGTAAAAAATTATTAATTCCTATAGTAGAAGAAGTAGAAGATTATTTAGCAAATGATTATAAAGTTTTAGGAGTTTGTGGAATAAAAGGAAGTCCTACATGTGGAGTTACACTAACTTGTGTAGGAGATTGGCAAGGAGAAGTAAGTACATATAAAAATATAGAAGATGCAACAGCTAAGGTCAAGATGGTAGAAGAAAAGGGAATATTAATGGAAATTTTCCAAGAATTAGTAAAAGATAGAGGAATAAATATAAATTTCTTTGATTTTGATAACTGGAGGGAAAATATTGATAGAGATTAAAAATATTGATTTTTCATATTATGAGAGAGAAGTATTTAAGAATTTTTCTTTAAAGTTAGAAAAGGGAAAATTTTATATTCTAATAGGAAAAAATGGTACAGGTAAATCTACATTAGTAAAACTTCTACTTGGTATAGAGAAGATTCAAAAAGGTGAGATACTGCTAGATGGGAAAAGTTTACTAGATAATCTCTATGAGGTAAGAAAAGAGATAGGAATGGTTTTTCAAAATCCTGATGAACAAATAGTTTCTGAAAGAATAGATGAGGAATTAGCTTTTGCAATGGAGAATTATGGTTATTCTTCTGAAGAGATGAGAAAAAGAATAGATGAAGTTTTAAAAGCTATAAACCTTCTTGAAAAAAGAAAATTTAGAATATCTCAGCTCTCAGGAGGAGAGAAGCAAAGATTATGTATAGGTTCAGCTTTAGT
The DNA window shown above is from Candidatus Fusobacterium pullicola and carries:
- a CDS encoding ECF transporter S component, translating into MNKKTLSITISAMGIGLNIVLAVLAKTFAIPFLFFDTIGTILAGVLLGPFFGGITGLITNVLTSIVNNPVELPYAIVNMVIGIFVGCIARKYVFNVKTAIITGLILSVLAPLIGTPITVYLFGGLAGGTLDIFVGWLAKSGQKIFTAAFIPRVLSNVIDKSVSCVIVALIIQKLPQNIKRELNINE
- a CDS encoding ATP-binding cassette domain-containing protein — protein: MIEIKNIDFSYYEREVFKNFSLKLEKGKFYILIGKNGTGKSTLVKLLLGIEKIQKGEILLDGKSLLDNLYEVRKEIGMVFQNPDEQIVSERIDEELAFAMENYGYSSEEMRKRIDEVLKAINLLEKRKFRISQLSGGEKQRLCIGSALVLKPKVLILDEGTAMLDERNRDRIMLLLESLKNSGTTIILISHHLNELKYVDEVIYLKEKGIWQGERDIFLKEIIEGNLGETLELPPNFYIAREIFRKKGVDITADLFNNEEVAEYLWKLSLKK